One genomic window of Fibrobacter sp. includes the following:
- a CDS encoding cyclic nucleotide-binding domain-containing protein, translating into MKQHTGIGDWIATSYESGTPFLQQVPRDCADFLLLNAQIREYDAGEIIINGDSEGMAFCVLQSGRAQICGQILPDGHYSVLAYIESGGCFGEMSIICNEPTSNTVIAAEDGCTVLIIPRDEFVAFLEKNPSIMVYLYKVVAGRLRAKNKAIDEFERLSLLASGRVLPFIDFAQTMEKSRITGTVIFESGEGKGFIAFQDGRICCAKCGKLAGPDALEKLLSWGDDTLFKLDTHLMPDTVNINQMSDTTSLILDALRNIDEKQSAQ; encoded by the coding sequence ATGAAACAGCATACGGGTATTGGCGACTGGATTGCGACGTCCTACGAATCGGGAACGCCGTTCTTGCAGCAGGTCCCCAGGGACTGCGCCGACTTTTTGTTACTGAACGCGCAGATTCGCGAATATGATGCCGGCGAGATTATTATCAACGGCGATTCCGAAGGAATGGCTTTTTGCGTGCTGCAGAGCGGCCGCGCCCAAATTTGTGGACAGATTCTGCCCGACGGCCACTATAGCGTGCTGGCCTACATTGAAAGCGGCGGATGCTTCGGCGAAATGTCCATCATTTGTAACGAGCCCACCAGCAATACGGTGATTGCCGCCGAAGACGGCTGCACCGTGCTGATTATTCCCCGCGACGAGTTCGTGGCGTTCCTGGAAAAGAACCCGAGCATCATGGTGTACCTGTACAAGGTGGTTGCCGGGCGTCTTCGCGCCAAGAACAAGGCCATCGACGAATTCGAGAGGCTTTCCCTGCTGGCTTCGGGAAGGGTGCTGCCCTTTATCGATTTTGCGCAGACCATGGAAAAGAGCCGCATTACAGGAACCGTTATTTTCGAAAGCGGCGAAGGAAAGGGATTTATCGCCTTCCAGGACGGCCGTATCTGCTGCGCCAAGTGCGGCAAACTGGCGGGGCCGGATGCCTTGGAAAAGCTGCTCTCCTGGGGTGACGACACGCTGTTCAAGCTGGATACCCACCTGATGCCGGACACCGTGAACATCAACCAGATGTCCGACACCACGAGCCTCATCCTGGATGCTCTCAGAAATATTGATGAAAAACAAAGTGCCCAGTAA
- a CDS encoding ABC transporter substrate-binding protein — MLKINTLRTFFGPVLGARTALLAATFMLLLGCSPEKAPEKTAGNCAPLPPLQYSKNLKIGNSCGEKVAEIRSIVGNDTLVKRFVLMPKGGDRGTLPKGLEGATVLQVPLARAVALSSAQVGFMARLGLENAIVAVGEGKYIADSALYERVQKGEVAEVGSGPTLSLEKLLALKPDLVMNFATGGAYDDYQRIEALGLPLMLTSEWQEEHPLAKAEWIKLFGMLFGVDSLANVVYEQSKDDYLASFNKSGLEIASPSARNDTLSSLVSRLSSKQCPRVLVGMSYGGVWYAPGGQSYTAQLIQDAGGCYLWAGTEERELRLPLEQVIALADSADIWINPGMFSTAEEILGAEPRVARIKAFREKRVFQNDGRKGPGGGNDFYESAVAQPEKVLNDFVWAIGAFKDAEKADSVKYAAPDGAKPRWYRNIFNFNSL, encoded by the coding sequence ATGTTAAAAATCAACACTTTACGCACATTTTTCGGGCCGGTCCTGGGGGCGAGGACGGCCCTTTTGGCGGCCACCTTCATGCTCCTGCTAGGCTGCTCCCCAGAAAAAGCCCCCGAAAAAACGGCAGGGAACTGCGCCCCGCTCCCGCCTCTACAATACAGCAAAAACCTCAAAATCGGCAATTCCTGCGGGGAAAAGGTAGCCGAAATCCGCTCCATCGTAGGGAACGACACCCTGGTAAAGCGGTTCGTCTTGATGCCGAAGGGCGGCGACCGCGGCACCCTTCCCAAGGGGCTGGAGGGCGCCACCGTCCTGCAGGTCCCGCTGGCCCGTGCGGTGGCGCTGTCGTCGGCACAGGTGGGCTTCATGGCGCGACTCGGACTAGAGAACGCCATCGTCGCCGTGGGCGAAGGAAAGTACATCGCCGACAGCGCGCTGTACGAACGGGTCCAGAAGGGCGAAGTAGCCGAAGTGGGAAGCGGGCCCACCCTTTCTCTGGAAAAGCTCCTGGCCCTGAAACCCGACCTGGTGATGAACTTCGCTACCGGCGGAGCCTACGACGATTACCAGCGGATAGAGGCCCTGGGGCTCCCGCTGATGCTGACTTCGGAATGGCAAGAGGAACATCCCCTGGCCAAGGCCGAATGGATTAAGTTGTTCGGAATGCTGTTCGGTGTGGACTCCCTCGCCAACGTTGTTTACGAACAAAGTAAAGACGACTACCTTGCTTCCTTCAACAAATCTGGACTAGAGATTGCTTCGCCTTCGGCTCGCAATGACACCCTCTCGTCTCTCGTCTCTCGTCTCTCGTCTAAACAATGTCCTCGCGTGCTTGTAGGCATGAGCTACGGCGGCGTGTGGTATGCTCCAGGCGGACAGAGCTACACCGCCCAGCTGATCCAAGATGCAGGCGGTTGCTACCTGTGGGCAGGCACCGAGGAACGGGAACTCAGGCTTCCGCTGGAGCAGGTCATCGCGTTGGCCGATTCCGCCGACATCTGGATAAACCCCGGCATGTTCAGCACCGCAGAGGAAATCCTTGGGGCGGAGCCGCGCGTCGCCCGCATCAAGGCCTTTAGGGAAAAACGGGTATTCCAGAACGACGGCCGCAAGGGGCCGGGCGGCGGAAACGACTTCTACGAAAGCGCGGTGGCACAGCCCGAAAAGGTGCTGAATGATTTCGTCTGGGCGATAGGAGCCTTTAAGGACGCCGAAAAGGCGGACAGCGTGAAATACGCCGCTCCCGACGGTGCCAAACCCCGCTGGTACAGAAATATTTTTAACTTTAACTCACTATGA
- a CDS encoding NYN domain-containing protein — translation MHHKQPFHIAFYVDGFTLKKVNTFYRKYHPFHSTLDFLGIKNWARDQALRLFDPPKKYALMDCHYYHPDRDPKSYGSTNDGIFNLERELRYAGFQIHYATRGQDNSPNLSLIEDALTFATYRHVDAVILLSTQGQYSPLPDRLGEMGIPTLLLGWNFAFERCNRWVHWKTDSLLRDNSAYYIAMEHVANNNPPSLYSDVSLFKINTHVPSKKETRIYALDQLFKRPMNRVS, via the coding sequence ATGCATCACAAACAGCCTTTCCATATCGCCTTCTACGTTGACGGTTTCACCCTCAAGAAGGTCAACACCTTTTACCGAAAGTATCACCCCTTCCATTCCACCCTGGATTTTCTGGGAATCAAGAACTGGGCCAGGGACCAGGCCCTGCGCCTTTTCGACCCGCCCAAGAAATACGCCCTGATGGACTGCCACTACTACCACCCCGACAGGGATCCGAAAAGCTACGGCTCTACCAATGACGGTATTTTCAACCTCGAGCGCGAACTGCGCTACGCCGGATTCCAGATTCACTACGCCACACGAGGTCAGGATAATTCACCGAACCTTTCCCTGATAGAAGACGCCCTGACCTTTGCCACCTACAGGCACGTAGATGCTGTGATACTCCTCAGCACCCAGGGGCAGTATTCGCCCCTGCCCGACAGGCTCGGCGAAATGGGAATTCCTACACTACTGTTGGGCTGGAATTTCGCCTTTGAAAGATGTAACCGATGGGTCCACTGGAAAACGGACAGCCTCTTGCGGGATAATTCGGCCTACTACATCGCCATGGAGCATGTGGCCAACAACAACCCGCCCTCGCTCTATTCGGATGTTAGTTTATTCAAAATCAACACGCATGTGCCCAGCAAAAAAGAGACCCGCATTTACGCCCTGGACCAGCTGTTCAAGCGGCCGATGAATCGGGTGTCGTAA
- a CDS encoding alpha/beta hydrolase, with translation MNNRPLIIVVHGGAFVSGNKGDSNEPITAYCDSLASRGYNVAALNYRIGLAIKKSQRNKLIIDSLEIKRAIQWGVQDIQNAIQYFKANADRHRIDSEKIFVIGNSSGAILALQSVCERNNLSPQAIISLWGAVIDKEQIKNISIPVLLIHGTADRIIPFQKGPMLNLDSVKAKNSDAFGYKTFATAFHLEFDSPIFYGSTIIDSALIEQNTAHDTYFVNGEDHEFYIPLVDATSK, from the coding sequence CTGAACAATCGCCCGCTAATTATAGTTGTACATGGCGGGGCATTTGTATCTGGAAACAAAGGTGATTCTAATGAACCTATTACTGCATATTGTGATTCTTTAGCCTCACGAGGCTATAATGTGGCAGCATTAAATTATCGGATTGGGCTTGCCATAAAAAAATCTCAACGTAATAAATTGATTATTGACAGTCTAGAAATCAAAAGAGCTATCCAATGGGGCGTTCAAGATATACAGAACGCCATCCAGTATTTCAAAGCAAATGCAGATAGGCATAGGATAGATTCTGAAAAAATTTTTGTTATCGGAAATAGTTCGGGAGCAATACTTGCTTTACAATCAGTATGCGAAAGAAATAATTTATCGCCACAGGCCATAATTTCTCTGTGGGGAGCGGTAATAGACAAAGAACAAATCAAAAATATATCAATTCCAGTATTGTTAATACACGGAACTGCAGATAGAATTATTCCCTTTCAAAAAGGCCCTATGCTAAATCTGGATTCAGTTAAAGCGAAAAACAGCGATGCCTTTGGATACAAGACCTTTGCGACAGCATTTCACTTAGAATTCGACAGCCCGATTTTTTACGGAAGCACCATCATAGACTCTGCCTTAATTGAGCAAAATACCGCTCACGACACTTATTTCGTTAATGGGGAAGATCACGAATTCTATATCCCGCTAGTTGACGCAACTTCAAAATAA
- a CDS encoding SUMF1/EgtB/PvdO family nonheme iron enzyme has product MNFTNIRPFTSLLFFLILSTSFCYSKDLNYIYDARGNVMSFNNNHLLSLTEENGYKIYYKKQNDYNSSKKYSTTKPKKAKGKKRWYEVDWNQGVKLCPEKNFNSGNGAWIVNSSAHIDSTNCVYVDGSPYTRSILVLYSRDLSDLTEADSSWILVNQTIVDLRKKTHCLWIEKLIKTQPLERTCQEKSFDYDLIVDKTEFTIGEAEFSKKNYCKKKNCSKNIQLVYYPTNSREQLLYYPISISSAVEILDYARWRSIQDGLSIAYPKMNIDSITNGYILFESQSQKMKTILDTTSDGYRIPTYDEWVALQLAGQHEPYFWGSEEDKFKQFAWDLSTPDNGFVHQTKQLAPNPFGLFDVYGNADEMVTNLTNKKANIVGECMDFSIHYLQSPACLLQKRIRSSRKSSKKAICIDNECTPYIHRGMWGFRLVRKLE; this is encoded by the coding sequence ATGAATTTCACTAACATACGTCCATTTACTTCTTTACTTTTTTTTCTTATCCTTTCCACATCATTTTGTTATTCAAAAGACCTAAATTATATTTATGATGCCCGTGGCAATGTCATGTCTTTCAATAACAATCATCTTTTATCACTTACGGAAGAGAATGGTTATAAAATCTATTACAAAAAACAAAATGATTATAACTCATCAAAGAAATATAGCACGACAAAACCAAAAAAAGCAAAGGGAAAAAAGCGTTGGTATGAGGTGGATTGGAATCAAGGGGTAAAACTTTGTCCAGAAAAAAATTTTAACTCTGGAAATGGTGCTTGGATAGTTAATAGTTCAGCACATATAGATTCCACAAATTGTGTATATGTAGATGGTTCTCCATATACACGCAGTATTTTAGTTTTGTATTCTCGTGACTTAAGCGATTTAACAGAAGCCGATTCTAGCTGGATTCTCGTAAATCAAACTATTGTTGACTTAAGAAAAAAAACGCATTGTTTGTGGATAGAAAAATTAATTAAAACACAGCCTTTAGAGAGGACATGTCAAGAAAAATCATTTGATTATGATTTAATCGTTGATAAAACCGAGTTTACAATAGGAGAGGCTGAATTTTCCAAGAAAAACTACTGTAAAAAAAAGAATTGTAGTAAAAACATTCAATTAGTATACTATCCAACAAATAGTCGCGAACAACTTCTTTATTACCCTATATCCATTTCAAGTGCAGTAGAGATTCTTGATTATGCGAGATGGAGATCAATACAAGATGGCCTTTCTATTGCTTACCCCAAAATGAATATTGATTCCATTACTAATGGTTATATTTTATTTGAATCACAATCGCAAAAAATGAAAACTATACTAGATACAACAAGTGATGGTTACAGAATTCCAACCTATGATGAATGGGTTGCATTACAGTTAGCGGGCCAACACGAACCCTATTTTTGGGGCAGCGAAGAAGACAAATTCAAACAATTTGCATGGGACTTAAGCACCCCTGATAATGGTTTCGTCCATCAAACGAAACAATTAGCTCCCAACCCCTTTGGTCTTTTTGATGTATATGGGAACGCAGATGAAATGGTTACTAATCTAACCAATAAAAAAGCGAATATTGTAGGAGAATGTATGGATTTTTCCATACATTACTTACAAAGCCCAGCTTGTTTATTACAAAAAAGGATTCGGTCCTCACGAAAATCATCAAAAAAAGCGATTTGCATTGATAACGAATGTACTCCTTATATTCATCGAGGCATGTGGGGCTTTCGTCTTGTCCGTAAACTTGAGTAA
- a CDS encoding penicillin-binding protein activator gives MNRVLPLLFTLLLSTAALADGEIDKAKALIKDGKCAEAVPELQKLSKSQFKKHAGAQASVMLAECYLREHKRDEALGLTSKFLEYHVSSEYRERMELAKAIVTLEQGGVYEGVEAMLRILAYSQNPAARAHTKEVLIKTLAADLLNADQLQNLLEKYPADKEVIGWMQLQIGRECQNAGRYRAARYWYKKVINGGNAESLTSTAQKGLDSMKDAGSGKPTLLVLAPLSGSFAVFGNAAVQGVFLAHEQSKLKDKVNIRFADTRADAATALMRTQQAISQDSVIAIVGPIMSAPAATVAAWLGSNFQNIPMLTPTATDDGIAKLGPNIFQVNITMDNLAQSIADFATKCLNIREFAILSPLGDYGASMSQSFTQAVDRRGGTIIAFRNYEEGRPDYKTEFDLLRDVRFKQLNRRRNIARGATDLDAISPKERRFYMQDSTFEIPGIFIPATNPGDAGLMVGQVAFNKISGIRLGTSGWYGREFLIQAKKLADSTFFSVPALDMNSEAESYKKFAESFQEKWGEEPGEDKVSGLSYDAANIVFTAFAKNPNDLTGTINKTANFKGIYGDITFSRGVNTNSKIVTVRKGKFETMDGCKIPSLEAEKAAEEEEKKKAAK, from the coding sequence ATGAACCGAGTCCTACCCCTCCTTTTTACATTGCTGCTCTCCACTGCTGCCCTCGCCGACGGTGAAATCGACAAGGCCAAGGCCCTCATCAAAGACGGCAAGTGCGCCGAAGCCGTGCCCGAGTTGCAGAAACTTTCCAAGTCCCAGTTCAAGAAACACGCCGGAGCCCAAGCCTCCGTGATGCTTGCGGAATGCTACCTGCGCGAACACAAGCGCGACGAAGCTCTGGGACTTACCTCCAAGTTCCTGGAATACCACGTTTCCTCGGAATACCGGGAACGCATGGAACTGGCAAAAGCCATCGTCACCCTTGAACAGGGGGGCGTCTACGAAGGCGTCGAGGCCATGCTCCGGATTCTCGCCTACTCCCAGAACCCGGCCGCCAGAGCCCATACCAAAGAGGTGCTCATCAAGACCCTGGCCGCCGACCTGCTGAATGCGGACCAGCTCCAGAACCTGCTGGAAAAATACCCCGCCGACAAGGAAGTCATCGGCTGGATGCAGCTCCAGATCGGTCGCGAATGCCAGAACGCCGGTCGCTACCGCGCCGCCCGTTACTGGTACAAGAAAGTCATTAACGGCGGCAACGCCGAAAGCCTGACCTCCACCGCCCAGAAGGGCCTGGACTCCATGAAGGACGCCGGTTCGGGCAAGCCCACCCTGCTGGTGCTCGCCCCCCTCTCCGGAAGTTTCGCCGTATTCGGTAACGCCGCCGTCCAGGGCGTGTTTTTGGCCCACGAGCAGTCCAAGCTCAAGGACAAGGTGAACATCCGTTTCGCCGACACTCGGGCAGACGCGGCCACCGCCCTCATGCGGACCCAGCAGGCCATCAGCCAGGACAGCGTCATCGCCATCGTGGGCCCCATCATGAGCGCACCGGCGGCGACGGTGGCAGCCTGGCTCGGAAGCAATTTCCAGAATATCCCCATGCTGACCCCCACCGCCACCGACGACGGTATCGCAAAGCTGGGCCCTAACATCTTCCAGGTGAACATCACCATGGACAACCTGGCCCAGAGCATCGCCGACTTCGCCACCAAGTGCCTAAACATTCGGGAATTCGCCATCCTGTCGCCACTGGGTGACTACGGCGCCTCCATGTCCCAGAGCTTCACCCAGGCAGTGGACCGCAGGGGCGGCACCATCATCGCCTTCCGGAACTACGAAGAGGGCAGGCCCGACTACAAGACGGAATTCGACCTTTTGCGCGACGTGCGCTTCAAGCAGCTGAACCGCCGCCGGAACATCGCCCGCGGAGCCACCGACCTCGACGCCATCAGCCCCAAGGAACGCCGGTTCTACATGCAAGACTCCACCTTCGAGATTCCGGGCATCTTCATCCCCGCCACCAATCCGGGCGACGCTGGCCTCATGGTGGGCCAGGTGGCCTTCAACAAGATTTCGGGCATTAGGCTTGGAACATCGGGCTGGTACGGCCGCGAGTTCCTGATCCAGGCCAAGAAACTGGCCGACAGCACCTTCTTCAGCGTACCTGCCCTGGACATGAATTCCGAAGCGGAATCCTACAAGAAATTCGCCGAGAGCTTCCAGGAAAAATGGGGCGAAGAGCCCGGCGAAGACAAGGTGAGCGGCCTCAGCTATGACGCCGCAAACATCGTGTTCACGGCCTTTGCCAAAAATCCGAACGACCTGACGGGCACTATCAACAAGACTGCAAACTTCAAGGGAATCTACGGCGACATCACGTTTAGCCGCGGAGTCAACACCAACTCGAAGATTGTCACTGTCCGCAAGGGTAAATTCGAAACCATGGACGGGTGCAAGATCCCGAGCCTCGAAGCCGAAAAGGCCGCCGAAGAAGAAGAAAAGAAAAAGGCCGCCAAGTAA
- a CDS encoding nucleotidyltransferase domain-containing protein: MALCLETDQLETVQRIVGLHFEGLEVWAYGARVTGVDLTPDTQLELAVITDKPLSFEAMTAVEKAFAESGLPFGVDVIDWVKLPESLQKQIKKEHDVVQAAPEN; the protein is encoded by the coding sequence ATGGCACTTTGCTTAGAAACCGATCAATTGGAAACCGTCCAGCGCATCGTGGGCCTTCATTTCGAGGGTCTCGAGGTCTGGGCATACGGCGCCCGGGTAACGGGCGTGGACCTGACCCCCGACACCCAACTGGAACTGGCAGTCATCACCGACAAGCCCCTTTCCTTCGAGGCCATGACCGCTGTGGAAAAGGCCTTCGCCGAAAGCGGACTCCCCTTCGGAGTTGACGTCATCGACTGGGTGAAGCTCCCGGAATCCCTCCAGAAACAGATCAAGAAAGAACACGACGTGGTCCAGGCCGCCCCCGAAAACTAG
- a CDS encoding dTMP kinase, producing MKTAKRFFSLEGIDGSGKSTQIDMLIDALTKEGYSVVKLREPGGAKISERIREILLDPSFKGVMADKTELLLYNAARAQVIAEIIQPALDAGKIVIADRFAWSTFAYQGYARGLGAEQVQRLTELTCDGCFPELTVVLDIAVERGRARTARRGEAPDRLEQEKADFFERVRKGYLAAARDYPDCVSAIDADRSPDEVFADLYKLVKARLQK from the coding sequence ATGAAAACGGCAAAGCGCTTTTTTAGCCTAGAAGGCATCGACGGTTCCGGCAAGTCCACCCAGATAGACATGCTTATCGACGCCCTCACAAAAGAAGGCTATTCTGTGGTGAAGCTCAGGGAACCTGGCGGCGCAAAGATTTCGGAACGAATCCGGGAGATCTTGCTGGACCCGAGTTTCAAGGGCGTCATGGCCGACAAGACGGAGCTCTTGCTGTACAACGCCGCACGGGCGCAGGTCATTGCCGAAATCATCCAGCCCGCCCTCGACGCAGGAAAAATCGTCATCGCCGACCGTTTCGCCTGGAGCACGTTTGCCTACCAGGGGTACGCCCGGGGTCTTGGGGCCGAGCAGGTCCAGCGGCTGACGGAACTGACCTGTGACGGCTGCTTTCCGGAACTGACCGTTGTGCTGGACATTGCCGTAGAACGGGGCCGCGCTCGCACCGCAAGGCGGGGCGAAGCACCCGATCGGCTGGAACAGGAAAAGGCGGACTTTTTCGAACGGGTGCGCAAGGGCTACCTTGCCGCGGCCCGCGACTACCCGGACTGCGTTTCCGCCATCGACGCTGACCGGAGTCCCGACGAAGTTTTTGCGGACCTGTATAAGCTGGTCAAGGCAAGGCTACAGAAGTAA
- a CDS encoding fibrobacter succinogenes major paralogous domain-containing protein — MHISFIIFNVIALIVVIVAAFRIGASVSKATKKEASEKQNNISYEECMARNAKKFNYGSFTDARDGETYRTVKIGDQVWMVDNLRFKTEGSYAPSNEEANVAQYGRLYTWTAALGIPAEYGEQDPAKDLEICHKIREENYQGIAPEGWHIPSLKEWEQLLSNLPPKSTGDELRSACFWAVPGEDSFGFFAVPAGYRFDNGSFYRFSRRARFWCKDEYGKSNAYRLSITNKTFDIEGVYRSDAMSVRCIKNA, encoded by the coding sequence ATGCATATATCCTTTATCATTTTTAACGTCATCGCCCTTATCGTGGTCATCGTGGCCGCATTCCGTATCGGTGCTTCCGTGAGCAAGGCCACGAAAAAGGAAGCCTCCGAAAAGCAGAACAACATTTCTTACGAAGAATGCATGGCCCGTAACGCCAAGAAGTTCAATTACGGCTCTTTCACGGATGCCCGCGACGGCGAGACCTACCGCACCGTAAAAATCGGTGACCAGGTCTGGATGGTGGACAACTTGCGTTTCAAGACCGAAGGCAGCTACGCTCCGAGCAACGAAGAGGCCAACGTGGCCCAGTACGGCAGGCTCTACACCTGGACGGCTGCACTCGGCATCCCTGCGGAATACGGTGAGCAGGATCCTGCCAAGGACCTGGAAATATGCCATAAGATTCGCGAAGAAAACTACCAGGGAATTGCACCCGAGGGCTGGCATATCCCGAGCCTCAAGGAATGGGAACAGCTTTTAAGCAATCTGCCTCCCAAGTCCACCGGCGACGAACTGCGCAGTGCCTGCTTCTGGGCTGTTCCGGGTGAAGATTCTTTCGGGTTCTTTGCCGTGCCTGCGGGTTACCGTTTTGACAACGGCAGCTTCTACCGTTTCAGCCGTCGCGCCCGTTTCTGGTGCAAGGACGAATACGGCAAATCCAACGCCTACCGCCTGAGCATCACCAACAAGACTTTCGACATCGAAGGCGTGTACCGCTCCGATGCCATGTCGGTGCGCTGCATAAAGAACGCCTAA